The following proteins come from a genomic window of Nicotiana tabacum cultivar K326 unplaced genomic scaffold, ASM71507v2 Un00026, whole genome shotgun sequence:
- the LOC107773968 gene encoding GDSL esterase/lipase At1g28600-like has product MASSYASSFIYIILMLIASFGLVLGCYESIISFGDSLTDTGNLIRLSKSNSHVASSVPPYGETFFHHPTGRFSDGRLVIDFIAESMGFPLIPPYAGVMKNMTSNRNSIRGVNFAVAGATAVDISFLQKRGVKNPATNVSLGTELEWFKQMLPILCNSPTSCREFLGNSLVLMGEIGGNDYNHPFSQGKPREEVQTYVPEVVKAIGLAIHELIELGAQTLIVPGNLPIGCSASYLTNFKNSNKNEYDSETGCINWLNNFAEYHNQLLQEEIHRIRELHPQANVIYADYYNAAMQIYKSPKKFGFTSTIVACCGGGGPYNYDSLAICGSPLSNVCNNPSSYVSWDGVHLTEAAYRLIAKGLLQGPYAIPRMNELCSFDGLSKGKSDQ; this is encoded by the exons ATGGCTTCTTCTTATGcttcttcttttatttacataATTCTTATGTTGATTGCATCATTTGGACTTGTTCTTGGATGCTATGAGTCTATAATTAGCTTCGGCGATTCGTTAACCGATACCGGAAACCTCATTCGACTCTCAAAATCCAATAGTCACGTTGCTTCTTCTGTACCTCCTTACGGTGAAACATTCTTTCATCATCCCACCGGTCGATTTTCTGATGGCCGTCTCGTTATAGATTTCATTG CTGAGAGTATGGGATTCCCACTAATACCACCATATGCTGGTGTTATGAAAAACATGACAAGTAACAGAAATTCAATAAGAGGAGTGAATTTTGCAGTAGCAGGAGCTACAGCAGTAGATATATCTTTTTTGCAGAAAAGAGGAGTCAAGAACCCAGCCACCAATGTGTCCTTAGGAACTGAATTGGAATGGTTCAAACAAATGTTGCCAATTTTGTGCAATTCTCCTACAA GTTGCCGAGAGTTTCTTGGAAATTCACTAGTTCTAATGGGGGAAATTGGAGGCAATGATTATAATCATCCATTTTCTCAAGGAAAGCCGAGGGAAGAAGTTCAGACATATGTGCCTGAAGTTGTTAAAGCAATTGGCCTGGCCATTCAT GAACTAATTGAACTTGGAGCTCAAACACTTATTGTTCCCGGAAATCTACCAATTGGATGTTCAGCTTCTTATTTAACTAATTTTAAGAACtcaaataaaaatgaatatgATTCTGAAACTGGTTGCATAAATTGGTTAAACAATTTTGCTGAATATCATAATCAACTACTTCAAGAAGAAATCCATCGCATTCGCGAGCTTCATCCTCAAGCCAACGTAATCTATGCTGATTACTACAATGCAGCCATGCAAATTTACAAATCTCCAAAAAAATTTG GTTTTACAAGCACTATTGTAGCATGTTGTGGAGGAGGAGGTCCATACAATTATGATTCATTGGCAATTTGTGGTTCACCACTATCAAATGTGTGTAATAATCCTTCTTCATATGTTAGTTGGGATGGTGTACATTTGACAGAGGCAGCATATAGATTGATTGCCAAAGGCTTATTACAAGGTCCATATGCAATTCCTAGAATGAATGAACTTTGTTCTTTTGATGGCTTAAGTAAGGGAAAATCAGACCAGTAG